The Tubulanus polymorphus chromosome 3, tnTubPoly1.2, whole genome shotgun sequence nucleotide sequence ATTAGGATTGGTACTTAATAGTAGTTAACATATAGTGTGGCGCCATCTAACCTCTTTCCATGTAATTACTGGTATTTGTAgttttctatttctatatgttaAAAAAATGTATGTTTATTCACCCTAGCGGAGTCTCGAACCCGATGGCACGGTATACTGCCTCGATATGCAGTCGTGCGGTGCcattgggttcgagtcccagcTGAGGGAGAACGTGTTCATTGAACACTTGGGCGTTTATTGAATATCATTCttcaatgtttttttctgtCAATTTATTGCATGTCTTAACCTATGTATAAACTTTATATAGGGcgcaataaatataatatcaagttcaagttcaagatACACGTCAATTCAAATTACCTTTTAAGTGATTTGATAGTCTCATAGTGCTTGTTCGACCTCTGTCATATCGAAACTAATTTGTAAGGTTTCACTGTGATATAATACATTGACATAAGTATATCAGGTTCGAATGCCAACAATAAacaattttttaatttctattgaTAATTTCCAAAGGTTCGCATATTAATATTGCTGCtgggcagaaaacccgttttcGCTGCTTTGCAACTTTATTCTAAGGTTGAATTTATACAAACGTATGTATACTGGTATTCGAAATAAAAAGTGCATATTTGCTTATTACGTAGCGCGACAAACATCCTTAAGGATTCACAACTGAATATCTAAGGTAAATGgatgaatatcttttttattttctccgATGGTTTTGTATCATAATCTTGATGCATACAAAAACATGATATCCTTTACGTAACCTATTTTACCGAGTACATATTTCAAAGACTAGCGCTTTTTCTAATTCTCAATTCGAGTGTAATTGTTTGAAATTTATGGCATCCACTTAAGTTTTTACCTTGTTGGCCATGCGACGAATACAAACTATGTGATCGCCCGATATCCTTTGAAAGATATTTAAGTACAATATTGAGAATGAGAGTGGTTTGTGTTTGAATAGGTTTTGAAAAAactgttgaaaaatatatgtatCAGGTTGATCGAACGCTTCGTGTATAAGAATGTCCCTGTTTAGTATGACACACttatgtttgaaaatttgatttagatatattgtaattagaaaaaaagaataaaattgGATACAAAGCCGACAGCTATGCTATACTTACTTGACAGAGAACCAAACctgaaaaatttgaatcttACGTCTGTTTGCTACGAGTAAGTCATTTACATTATGTATTTTCAACGTTTTAGCTTAATAACACGTGAGGCACTCTGCTCCACGGTAGCCGTTTGGAAAAAGGATCGTTACGATACCAACTATCATTTATTGTACAGAATAGTGGGCTACAGGGCGGAGTACCTTGAATTAGTCCCTCGCTTAAGTTCGCCAATCGTCTACCTCGGAAATTGTATGTACCTCAGATAGAAAATCAGGCGACCCGAGGTACACGGAATTTACAAGTATTTCTAACTTTTCGTTCGCGTTTCGGTCGAGCccaatcgaaacctgccttTTAAGATGAGTTCACCAACATGATGTGCATATCTACTAAAATTATGCCAACATTGTACAACCCCAATCTGGTTTTAAATACGGGCAAAATGAAGGCATTAtcaataaaaactaaaataacaaaaactaCTTGGGGTCGTGAAAATGACCTAAATTTTCTTAAGCAAAATGACCGTACTACACTTCCGGTGTTCAAATTATAAAAGCTATAGAAACTGGAAGATATTTTGATACCCCTCACGATGAAAGAGTGCGCAATTTGTGGGATCTGCAATTGGAGATGAGTGTCACTTTATTTTACAATGTCCTGTTTTCAAAGATCTAAGAACGCAATTGATACCAAATTTCAATGCATCAAACATGCATaaattatattatgtattgaATTGTTCAAGACAGGTAGAAGACTAGCTttatacatcagaaaatgttcaaaactTCTATTATAAGATATTTGTATCCTTTTCTTTCCCTGTTTAATTTAGATTATGTAAGGAAATATTGTAAGAAATGTTATCTGTGCTCATGTAGAATACATGAAGTAATGTCTAAAAAGTATGAATTATGTAACGTATGTTTTGCAGATGACAATCGAAGCATCGTAAACAATATAGCAAATATGGCAAAATCGATCGACTACAAAAACGACCGGAAGGAGCTACGTTCAGACTCGTTGGATTTGGCAACGAGCATCGATGCTGGGACGGGTATTCCCAAACACGATGAAGGCGATGGTCTATTAGCCGACGTGGAAAATGATACAGAACACGAGCCCGCCAAGTTCGAGGATGTGTTGCACATTGTTGGTGGTAGTAACCGATTTCAAATTCTCGTGTACATTATGGTGAATGTTTCTTTTGAATTTGCTGCTTCTTGTGCAACGACTTACTTCATCATAGAAGGTGCAAATCCAGGCTGGAGCTGTGTGAAATGCGAAAAATACGTGTCAAACGGATCTTACTGTTCTCAGTTCAGCGCTAACGCTACAGAAGGCAGCTGCAAAAACGACAATCACAACTGCCACAATATGACCTTCAACATTCAATACACATCAATTGTCTCAGAGGTACTCATTTCATTCAGTTATCACCTCCTCGGTTAAGCGTACAACGATTCCAGTGATTAAATTAATagtaatttcatcgaaatttaatttctatatCGCCCTTTTCGCTGTGATACAATGTTCAACGGTGCTTTCCAGTGGTATTATAGCCCTAGCCTACCCCTCCAACcatttatcagtcatctctcccttgGAATAGATAACGTCCGAGCAGCTGCTAGACGCTCAGGAGTCATTTATCAGATCAGGTACCCATTTATTCCGAGCAGTtaagagaggcaatgaggatgaGTGTCTTGCCCACTACGgtaatgtacggggttcgaaaCCGTGAACTGGCTTCCCAGGAGTCGAACGCTCTTACCACTCAAATATTTACATGTGGTTATagaaaattttgtaaaatttttcAGTGGGCACTTGTTTGCAACGAAAGCTGGATCGCTAAACTCGTAGCCAGTATATTCTTCGTTGGGTTATTGGTCGGTGTCGTAGTAATGGGGCAAATATCTGACCGTTTTGGACGAAAGACCAGTCTGATACCTTGTTGGGTCGTCCTTATCATTGCCCAGTCTGTTGTATCTGTAGCACCTTCAGTTTCCATCTACGTAACCATTCGGTTTGTAGCTGGCATGTGTGTAGGTAGGTTCACGCGATTCTTAAAAATCAACCTCGTCCggaaaaaaatcataatattctgaaTCCTTCAATTTGGTAGCCGGCTTTTGCTGAACACTTACAGTAATCGATCATTGAAATAGCCACGTTAAATGTTATTGCAGGATGTTTGGCAGCTAATGGTGCAGTACTGGCGATGGAATTCATGGATCCAAAATGGCGGACGGTTGTCGGGTTCCGGTTCGGTTGGCAGGTTGGTCATTGCGTTACTGCATTGATGGCTTACCTGTTACCCGACTGGAGGAAACTGTCACTAGCAACCGGTCTCATTAGCTTACCATTACTTCCTATAATCGTTTAGTGAGTGCCCCCGATTATGAAATGTTTTccgaaaatgaataatattgaaacatttagaattgtaacattttccgTGCTTCGCAATGTCTACCAAGGTTTCCTTGTGCTGTTCctttttatacatgtatattactTCAAAGCTGAGGAGAAAAATTTGCTTTTCAGTTTTCTTCCGGAAAGTGCACGCTGGTACGttgaaaaacagaaaatcgaCCAAGCGGAAAATTGTCTGAAATACGTAGCCAAAATTAACGCGAAGGATACGACCGGATTGCGAGAAAAACTAGAGTTGATCAGCAATGCAGAGACCGCGAAGAAAAAAGCAAAATCTCTGAATATTACTTATCTATTCCGCACAAGGAAACTGGCTATTCGAAGCGTCGTTTTGATATACGCTTGGCAAGTATAACTTCAAGTTAACGCTAGTGTTAAAAGTATCGTTAGATTGCGATGATTACAAATCAACTTCGTCTTAATGATTTCGAGAATTAAATGCTCGAAAATCCATCCATAAAATGCCACAATgggaaattaatttcttttcctGAAATTGTTTATTTAGGCTGGCAACATCGCTAGTGTTTTACGGTGTTTCTAATCAACTGAGCGACATGACCGGAAATCTGTATCTGAATGTATTCATATCAGGTGCTGGTGTTTTACTGACGAGATGGACTTTCGTATTTTTAGTAAATTGGTATGTTTgccaagaaaatttttgaactTAGGCCTTtcgatcattttctgatgcaACTACTCCGCACGAGATCTATTTCACTTAGCATTCCGGCGTTGCTTGTTAACTTTGAACATGGTTTTGATTTTTGCTCTTTTTCAGGATTGGACGACGTATCAGCTTGCTGATATCCCTCAGTATACCGGGTCTATGCTTATTAGCCATAATGATAATGGATTTGACCGGTTTTCTAGACAAGAATCCTATGTTCGTAACTTATTTCGGCCTTGCCGCATACATTATCGGAGCCGGTGCTTGGTGCGTTACGACCTACTATTCGGCCGAACTGTATCCGACGCTACTGAGGTGAGTAAGATACGTTCGTAGACTAGCATAATTATATCGAAGACTTTCTTAAGGTTTGAAATTAGGTTTCTAAGCGAGTACATAATTCAAATCGATTCTAAAGCGAGTcttaattgtttattttacttCAGAAATACTGCAACTGGTACAGGATATATGGGTGCTAGAATCGGTTCAATCATTGCTCCCCAAATTTCTTTGATGGTAAgctgatttgtttaatccTAACCTCctaaatatgatttttattgattGTATACCAACCTCGTAATGTTTGGTCGTACCGATGGTATGCATTGTATTAATTTTTGTTTGTAGAGTAGTCTACATGAGTCTGCGCCGTACGTAGTTGTTGGCGCCGTGGCACTGTCGAGCGCTGCGCtgaatttcttcattctgcCAGAAACGACCAATAGACCACTGCCGGAAGACCTCGAAGAACAAAAGCCAGTCAGGTCGAATCCAAAAATCAAGTTGATCCGATTATCATAAAAGAGAATACATGTCATGATAGGAGATCCTGATGGCATTGGCAATGTCCATAGGAGTATGTAAAATCATGTGATGTTTCAGTCGCCGGCAAGATTTTGTTCTTTTCGTTCTCATTGTCTTAATTtgagatattacaatttttaagATCAGTTTAAACAGAAATCTCTCAGGAAGTCATAAATCCGTATAATAGAATGCATCGTACATCATATTCTACtcatacatttattcttagaGACAATACAACACTAGGCCTAGTTATTAGGGCACTTCATGTACATAACTATCATTTCTAGTTTGCAATTTTTGGCGCACTGACTTATTtgtattttacaataaaatgCTTAACGTTATCAATCGATTATCTCTCTTCATCAAGTCAAATTACATGGAAATACCTGGAAAAATTGTTATAGCTGCAAACCAGCGATAATGGGTGTTCTGCGATTTATCGTGCACTGATATAGTGGTCCCCGGACTGTGTGCCTCTTGGGACTATGTGTCCTGTTTCCGGTTCTTTATGGGCGGGAGAAATGTGAGCCTCGGAGTTGTTGGTGGATTTTTAGTCCTTTATGGCAGCATGGTCAATCGGATTGTCCCATCCAGAAGATGTGCAAAACTGCGAGACATTGTCACATCCAGAAATGTTTAAATGCGACCATGAACATCGATGTATTCCAGAATCTGAAGCGTGTGATGGTGTTGTGCATTTAACATTACCACTAACGATGAGGCTTTCTGTAACGTCACGTGTCCTAGCAGTTGTAAATGCCAAGGTTATCCTGTTTACTGTAGGGATGTTGGTTTCACTGGTTCTCATCACAGTATCAACTCGAATTCTAATGTTGTCGAATAACAGAGatcttttgaattcattgaCGTTTTCATCTTTGGTTTTTCTTCCCATGCTTAACATCTCCTCGAATGTTTTGCCCTACCCGCTCTCAAACCGGCACAATCTACGTACCTTAGACATTACACATAATAACTACATATTAATCTTAAATGCATTCCACGTATAGTTTATAGGAACTATTCATAATTGATAATCCAATTCGATATTTGGAGGAAGGAAGTTTTATTCGGtgcaaatatattcaaaggTCTATCTTCAATGACTTCGTTGAGTTCCAGCAGCAATAGAATCAACTATATATCGAAATATCCTTTCTCTGGTTTAAACTTTAAAATCTCGATTTAGcgagaaattcaaattatatttCCGCAGAAAGTCGCATATTCGACAATTTGACATCATTAGTCTCCCTAAAGTCTGATGCTTATGAATTTTGCCGCATGGCTTCGAAAGTTGACCAGTGCCTTGCCAGAGCAGATCAATTTTCCTCCTGCATTGTCCTGATGGGTGACACAGTCATCAGAGCGATCATCTGGGTCGTCGCTGCATTCAGTTTCTTGGTGAACAGTATTGTCATTCTACTTCGAATTCAAGTATCTTCATCCAAAACGTGCAACAGATCTTCTGACATCATGAATCTCGCAGCTTACGATTTAATGATGTCGATTTATCTTTCCAAGATCGCAGGAGCCGATAACCTTAACAAAGGAGTTTATTTCCTTGATTCTTAAATTTGGACGTACAGTTTGTTATGTCGTTTTGCTGGTTGTTATGAGATGTAAAGTGTCTTTACATCTCCTAAACATGTCGATAATATTTGGATATTATTCGCTTCCTCATTCTGAATATGATCCATTTGCTACCACTGTCACAATCGTCATACTTATTCACTAAACACTATCGGGGTTTGTCCACCTATGAATCTGCTAACCATTGATGTTAAAGCCTGTCAATATTCATGCGCCATTTTGCTGCGTCCAGCTCGATTATACTTGCAACGATAATAGCGACGTACGCGCAGATGTACAGACTCGTATCTAGACGCACGTCCGGCTCGGGTAAAATTGATCCCACCGATCGCAGGTGTTTGGTAATAAATTCGTGTTATCTATCTTGCTGGCTGCCGATAATTACCGTTCAATATTGCGCGGTATTACCGGTAGAAATACTGAATCAGGTGACGTCTTGGCTGGTGGTTCTTTTATTGCAGATCAATCCGTCCCTCAATCATATTCTTTACACCATACTGACTATTGATTTGAAATCCATGCAAGCAAAATATTAACGTCGTCGACGCTAAACGAATACTCCATCCAAATGGGATCGGGGTCTAAACTGCCCTTATCAAATTGTAATTCATGAGCGTTTGCCAAG carries:
- the LOC141902065 gene encoding organic anion transporter 3-like translates to MAKSIDYKNDRKELRSDSLDLATSIDAGTGIPKHDEGDGLLADVENDTEHEPAKFEDVLHIVGGSNRFQILVYIMVNVSFEFAASCATTYFIIEGANPGWSCVKCEKYVSNGSYCSQFSANATEGSCKNDNHNCHNMTFNIQYTSIVSEWALVCNESWIAKLVASIFFVGLLVGVVVMGQISDRFGRKTSLIPCWVVLIIAQSVVSVAPSVSIYVTIRFVAGMCVGCLAANGAVLAMEFMDPKWRTVVGFRFGWQVGHCVTALMAYLLPDWRKLSLATGLISLPLLPIIVYFLPESARWYVEKQKIDQAENCLKYVAKINAKDTTGLREKLELISNAETAKKKAKSLNITYLFRTRKLAIRSVVLIYAWLATSLVFYGVSNQLSDMTGNLYLNVFISGAGVLLTRWTFVFLVNWIGRRISLLISLSIPGLCLLAIMIMDLTGFLDKNPMFVTYFGLAAYIIGAGAWCVTTYYSAELYPTLLRNTATGTGYMGARIGSIIAPQISLMSSLHESAPYVVVGAVALSSAALNFFILPETTNRPLPEDLEEQKPVRSNPKIKLIRLS